One window from the genome of Saprospiraceae bacterium encodes:
- a CDS encoding Smr/MutS family protein gives MSLKDYWIGDQLRVISKDLIGRFVGEDASGKARLNYNNEIILVSADDLELYVEPEPVIELVNLESEPVKGFQPLQKQKAISHVIDLHYNVLAPERFQGTPHENILEFQIQKCKEFIEFSLQRRVGYIQIIHGKGQGILKAEVEKLLRSFDQVRFSHNTPDGGGLEVFLK, from the coding sequence ATGAGTTTAAAAGACTATTGGATTGGTGATCAATTACGCGTGATATCGAAAGACCTCATTGGACGATTTGTAGGGGAAGATGCTTCGGGAAAAGCACGTTTAAATTATAACAATGAAATTATTTTGGTTAGCGCAGATGACTTAGAATTGTATGTGGAACCTGAACCCGTCATTGAACTGGTAAATTTAGAGTCTGAGCCAGTGAAAGGATTTCAGCCATTGCAGAAACAAAAGGCAATCAGCCATGTTATTGATTTACATTACAATGTACTTGCTCCGGAACGGTTTCAGGGTACGCCACATGAAAACATTCTCGAATTCCAAATTCAAAAGTGTAAAGAATTTATTGAATTTAGTTTGCAAAGAAGAGTTGGTTATATTCAAATTATCCATGGAAAAGGTCAGGGAATACTAAAAGCCGAAGTTGAAAAATTGCTCAGAAGTTTTGATCAAGTCAGATTCTCTCATAATACTCCGGATGGTGGCGGACTGGAAGTTTTTTTAAAATAA
- a CDS encoding glycoside hydrolase family 97 protein, giving the protein MRNFIYLLFSLFFINQEVLADQYFNVFSPDKKLQLNFYLSREGIPYYSLNMDNTSILKRGRLGIQIASGDSFDEDFELERIDTISKSEPWSPIWGEEKHIASEYIQMLVSLRQAKYQNRLFQIEFKLFNNGLGFRYLFSDSTVLNNFIICDELTSFPLSADHKAFWIPGDYDTNEFVYSYTKLSDIHCLKERKENDISFKSPISDSTVQTPFTMKAKGSYFISIHEAGLINYPAMNLDVNRSDFTLKCNLVPDPHGNKAYLHSGDRSPWRVVLLARKAGELLTNRVIINLNEPSKLVQTDYIKPGKFVGVWWEMHVGKSSWSYSNKINWNHDSDILNPSGKHGATNENVKRYIDFASQNKLDYVLVEGWNRGWENWYGSGLEHVFSFTKSYPDFDMQLMSDYAKSRNVKLIMHHETSAAVTDYEWQLENAFQLTSRFNYGAIKTGYVGKIIPRGEHHDGQWMVNHYNRIAAKAASYNLMLDVHEPVRPTGLHRTYPNLMACEAARGNEFNAWSLGNPPDHETILPFTRLLGGPMDYTPGIFEIKMNVYDPQKNEQVHTTLCKQLALYVTMYSPLQMAADLIENYEKRMDAFQFIKDVPTNWDTTIVLDAEPGDFLYMARKERNQSNWFVGAITDEKPRELSINFSFLHSDKKYQATIYRDADKADWKNNPMEYKIEQRKIGSTDKMKIKLAPGGGCAISLIEIKN; this is encoded by the coding sequence ATGAGAAATTTTATATATTTATTATTCAGCTTATTTTTTATAAATCAAGAAGTATTGGCTGATCAGTATTTTAATGTCTTCTCGCCAGATAAAAAGCTTCAATTGAATTTTTACTTATCCCGGGAAGGGATTCCTTATTACTCTTTGAATATGGATAATACAAGCATTTTAAAGAGAGGTCGATTGGGGATTCAAATTGCATCCGGTGATTCTTTTGATGAAGATTTTGAATTGGAACGGATTGATACCATATCAAAGAGCGAGCCATGGAGTCCGATTTGGGGAGAAGAAAAGCACATTGCTTCAGAATACATTCAAATGCTTGTGAGTTTACGTCAAGCTAAATATCAGAATCGACTTTTTCAGATTGAATTTAAATTATTTAATAATGGCTTAGGATTTCGTTATCTTTTTTCTGACAGTACGGTATTAAATAATTTTATTATTTGTGATGAATTGACCAGTTTTCCTTTGAGTGCTGACCACAAAGCATTTTGGATTCCTGGAGATTATGATACCAATGAATTTGTTTATAGTTATACAAAACTCAGTGACATTCATTGTTTAAAGGAGCGAAAGGAAAATGACATTTCATTTAAATCGCCAATCAGCGACAGCACGGTGCAAACGCCATTCACCATGAAAGCAAAGGGATCTTATTTTATAAGCATCCATGAAGCCGGACTCATAAACTACCCTGCGATGAATCTGGATGTTAATCGAAGCGATTTTACTTTGAAGTGTAATTTAGTTCCGGATCCTCATGGAAATAAAGCTTATTTGCACAGTGGGGATCGAAGTCCCTGGCGCGTAGTTTTATTAGCCCGTAAAGCAGGAGAATTATTAACCAACCGGGTTATTATAAATTTAAATGAACCGTCCAAATTGGTTCAAACAGACTATATCAAGCCTGGAAAATTTGTCGGAGTCTGGTGGGAAATGCATGTCGGTAAGAGTAGTTGGTCTTATTCAAATAAAATAAATTGGAACCATGATTCGGATATATTGAATCCATCCGGAAAACATGGTGCAACCAATGAGAATGTAAAACGATATATAGATTTTGCATCTCAAAATAAACTGGATTATGTATTGGTTGAAGGCTGGAATCGCGGCTGGGAAAATTGGTATGGTTCCGGTCTAGAGCATGTGTTTAGTTTTACAAAATCGTATCCCGATTTTGATATGCAACTCATGAGTGATTATGCCAAATCGCGAAATGTAAAATTAATCATGCACCATGAAACTTCAGCAGCAGTTACAGATTATGAATGGCAGCTTGAAAATGCGTTTCAATTAACAAGTCGCTTTAATTACGGAGCAATTAAAACCGGTTATGTAGGTAAAATTATTCCAAGAGGGGAGCACCATGACGGACAATGGATGGTAAACCATTACAATCGGATTGCAGCAAAAGCCGCTTCATATAATTTAATGCTCGACGTTCACGAACCTGTTCGACCAACAGGATTGCATCGAACGTATCCAAATTTAATGGCTTGTGAAGCAGCAAGAGGTAATGAGTTTAATGCATGGAGTCTTGGAAATCCACCGGATCATGAAACCATATTGCCGTTTACAAGATTATTAGGAGGCCCTATGGATTACACACCCGGTATTTTTGAAATTAAAATGAATGTATACGATCCCCAAAAAAACGAACAGGTTCATACCACCTTATGCAAGCAGTTGGCACTTTACGTCACGATGTACAGTCCCTTACAAATGGCAGCGGATTTAATTGAAAATTATGAAAAACGGATGGATGCATTTCAGTTTATTAAAGATGTACCTACAAATTGGGATACAACAATTGTATTGGATGCTGAGCCCGGAGACTTTTTATATATGGCGCGAAAAGAACGGAACCAATCAAATTGGTTTGTAGGTGCCATCACGGATGAAAAACCCAGGGAGTTGTCGATAAATTTTTCTTTTTTACATTCAGATAAAAAATATCAAGCTACTATCTATAGAGATGCTGACAAAGCAGATTGGAAAAACAACCCAATGGAATATAAAATAGAGCAAAGGAAAATAGGTTCAACTGACAAAATGAAAATTAAACTTGCACCTGGTGGAGGTTGTGCAATAAGCCTTATTGAAATTAAAAATTGA